From Besnoitia besnoiti strain Bb-Ger1 chromosome X, whole genome shotgun sequence, one genomic window encodes:
- a CDS encoding hypothetical protein (encoded by transcript BESB_017260): MPHDRQRPLWHVVNPEVEAGFEYNLGSDEAWRVANSIGASPHANDAKQIYGSYVGANVNACKGLKRPESVSRDSHCYAGRFFETKLRKTKSRRVQGALSAEADVPHPHDGEGGGAVASRRNWAELQPAAT; the protein is encoded by the coding sequence ATGCCTCACGATAGACAGCGTCCTCTCTGGCATGTAGTAAATCCTGAAGTAGAAGCAGGCTTCGAATACAACTtgggcagcgacgaggcgtgGAGAGTAGCGAACTCAATTGGAGCTTCTCCCCACGCGAATGACGCCAAGCAAATCTACGGGAGCTACGTTGGAGCCAATGTCAATGCATGCAAAGGCTTGAAACGGCCAGAGTCCGTTTCGAGAGATTCACACTGCTACGCGGGCCGCTTCTTTGAAACGAAACTCCGAAAAACCAAAAGTCGACGCGTACAAGGCGCGctgtctgcagaggcggacgtGCCGCATCCTCATgacggagagggcggcggggcggtAGCCTCGAGAAGGAACTGGGCCGAACtccagccggcggcgacataa
- a CDS encoding zinc finger, C3HC4 type (RING finger) domain-containing protein (encoded by transcript BESB_017270), giving the protein MENGEASASAGDGGRGFREAPSPVFDSAFDFLSSPSFSTSPTSLPIASTSRLSSNSHSAASTSASSSPVHRPSVSPHASAGARSAPRSSSPSSAPLRGYDSFSGTNRSSSLSPSFTSSSSLVAPSDNRRPPTSARPTWPSSAASPFLPCSHSTPCAPGSEAELLPASSSSSSPAIPSSDSFSLSLSSQPLSASRLKGVSSSRRAAASARALPSASPPSADAAAADAEGFLSVSDPRPDGEARAPLWSVGGAQLGLRGPSASSATPPSHARPRLAVESLTLAAPTESPRLPAGFGPAAAVRMEAAAASAPEARSRPTDGALRDALRSSLAASEFNSFLPPSAPPLPRARVVAGSAEERPEASAGGGSVRALFADLSEYKSEEGHATAMRRRHSVTSDDPADILVWVFVLVLMIALGSVICLVTRHWRRAMEGRRSRERSNGTAQGSPHISAPDIFAGGNSREWDPVVWHIEGSPAAASDARGEEAPGGSGILFTESGVPILGLFRIVGVPAAAEDETRRDERNRGLLAPDGGEEIDAWCSARPYATIFSAGSQELSAVVTSASQPTYTERARGLEQEAGARALAPASSASFSAGGDLPREESLLSPRHVPVTASSSSLSRDARTSPPEASAPANGAPAAGAEAAAAPAEGTGEEDREVDAVRAAAEGGPKATRPGNCAICIEDFVPSALVRVLPCGHVFHRSCIDSWFLRSSVCPLCLHDYRPESPSPSVSAPVNQEPLLHSSLVSLPSSSQLRAPPNVIAFRTAFPSAASSAVPLHPLLGASPPLVLRSSSSVRSLSRRGGAHSLQLFTQHESEAALERTHPLPAFVLPLGAHRGAGRSGRGAGRERSSAFLPGAARLEGARDTVQSTARASRSQR; this is encoded by the exons ATGGAGAACGGAGAGGCTTCCGCGagtgcgggcgacggcgggcgaggcttTCGCGAAGCTCCTTCTCCGGTTTTTGACTCTGCGTTCGACTttctctcgtcgccctcttttTCTACATCTCCCACGTCTCTCCCCATTGCGTCAACGTCGCGCTTGAGTTCGAATTCGCACTCCGCTGCCTCAACctcagcctcctcttcgcccgtGCACCGACCCTCAGTGTCTCCTCACGCCTCGGCTGGAGCGCGTTCGGCTCCGCgatcttcttctccttcctctgcgcctttgCGCGGGTATGACAGCTTCTCAGGTACTAAccggtcttcttctctttctccctctttcACCTCGAGTTCATCGCTTGTGGCGCCAAGCGATAACCGTCGTCCTCCGACCTCGGCTCGCCCAACGTGGCCGTCttcggctgcctcgccgttTCTGCCATGCTCGCACTCGACGCCTTGTGCGCCTGGCTCAGAGGCTGAGTTACTccccgcgtcgtcttcctcttcctctcctgctATTCCGTCTTCAGATTCGTTCTCActgtctctgtcgtctcAACCATTGTCGGCGTCTCGTTTGAAAGGTGTTTCCTCGAgtcgtcgcgcagccgcctctgcgcgcgccttgccGTCTGCTTCCCCGCCGAGCGCAgatgccgcggcggcggacgctgaAGGATTTCTCTCCGTCAGCGACCCTCGCCCtgacggagaggcgcgcgctcctctctggagcgtgggcggcgcgcaaCTCGGTCTTCGCGGaccctctgcttcctccgcgactCCGCCGTCGCACGCCCGTCCCCGCCTGGCTGTCGAAAGCCTGACGCTCGCAGCGCCGACCGAGTCCCCGAGGCTCCCTGCGGGCTTcgggcctgctgcggcggttCGAatggaggctgcggccgcgagcgcgcctgaggcgcgcagccgccccacagacggcgcgctgcgcgacgctcTGCGGTCgagcctcgccgcgtcggAGTTCAACTCGTttctgccgccgtcggcgccgcccctgccACGCGCGCGGGTCGTTGCTGGGAGCGCGGAAGAGcggccggaggcgagcgcaggcggagggagcgTCCGAGCTCTCTTCGCGGACCTATCCGAATAcaagagcgaggagggacATGCAACAGccatgcgccgccggcactCTGTGACCAGCG ACGACCCTGCGGACATCTTGGTCTGGGTCTTCGTGCTTGTGCTCATG ATTGCCTTGGGGAGCGTGATTTGCCTAGTGACGCGgcactggcggcgcgcgatggaaggtcgacgcagccgcgagcggagCAACGGCACCGCTCAGGGCAGCCCGCACATCTCCGCTCCCGACATCTTCGCCGGAGGCAACAGCCGCGAATGGGACCCCGTCGTCTGGCAC ATCGaaggctcgccggcggccgcgagtgacgcgcgcggcgaagaggcgccgggcggcagcggcattCTCTTCACTGAGTCGGGCGTCCCAATTTTGGGCCTTTTCCGCATTGTGGGCGttcccgccgcggcggaggacgagacgcggagagacgagcgAAACCGGGGCTTGCTCgcgcccgacggcggcgaggaaaTCGACGCCTGGTGCTCTGCGCGACCCTACGCCACGATCTTTTCCGCAGGCTCCCAG GAGTTGAGCGCGGTGGTGACTTCTGCCAGCCAGCCGACCTACaccgagcgcgcgcgcggcctggagcaggaggcgggtgcccgcgcgctcgcgccggcgtcttcaGCCTCGttttccgccggcggcgacctgcCGCGGGAAGAGAGCTTGCTGTCGCCTCGCCACGTGCCTGTGacggcctcttcgtcctcgttgtcgcgcgacgcccgcacGTCACCGccagaggcctccgcgcctgcgaacggagcccccgcggcgggcgcggaggcggccgccgcgccggcggaaggcacgggcgaagaagacagagaagtAGATGCGGtgcgggcggccgcagagggggGTCCGAAAGCGACGCGACCAGG AAACTGCGCAATCTGCATCGAGGACTTCGTGCCCAGCGCTCTCGTACGCGTCCTGCCCTGCGGCCATGTTTTCCACCGCAGCTGCATCGACTCTTGGTTTCTGCGCTCCTCG GTTTGTCCTCTTTGTCTTCACGACTACCGCCCTGAGTCGCCATCGCCttcggtctccgcgcccgtcAACCAGGAGCCGCTTCTTCActcgtctctcgtctctctgccctcctcgtctcagctgcgcgcgccgccgaacgTGATTGCCTTTCGCACTGCGTTtccttccgcggcgtcctccgcggtgCCGCTGCACCCGCTGCttggcgcgtcgccgccgttaGTGTTgcgttcttcctcctctgtgcggagtctgtcgcggcgcggcggcgcgcactcGCTGCAGCTCTTCACGCAacacgagagcgaggccgctcTCGAGCGAACGCATCCGCTGCCTGCCTTCGTCCTCCCCCTCGGCGCAcaccgcggcgcaggccgcagtgGTCGAGGCGCGGGCAGAGAGAGATCCTCGGCTTTCTtgcctggcgccgcgaggctggaGGGAGCGCGCGACACGGTGCAAAGCaccgcgcgtgcgtctcgctctcAGCGGTAG
- a CDS encoding putative KDEL endoplasmic reticulum proteinretention receptor 2 (KDELR2) (encoded by transcript BESB_017280) — protein MLQTWIRLLTLMGVAALFIVQQVFYPLVTVWVALGEYLHCMSYVLLLDLIVTNRGLKGLSVKTQICFLFVHWFRYLDSFFTTHHNHWIFALKVFYMVVSALLVLSLVCLRNTWERQKDTCSLLVLFLISLLLGSVNFFVDGVWPASTAEKTLHFFWIVSHYLQGFAMLPQFVFCYRDPDNKDSLLTAYVLALGSYRLAYAINWIERAYKENFFYMSGPLGLGILLVFLGDFLVYKLKNKSFISSLVLRIDDTIDASQQPLLQAVYGSNYERLSLADAASQLGTARIPPIEIDLQHVRVVGRPTEDISSLSTSSNSPATGSPGNPVKASQSSAVRLHGEGGVAAGVGIRPREAPRRDAPDDGRLSVPISPTALYKLDDDDSEFGEEEGDEIAFGVTDLAPEGRGGAGEAAAMRV, from the exons ATGCTGCAGACGTGGATTCGGCTGCTGACGCTGatgggcgtcgcggcgttgTTCATTGTGCAGCAGGTTTTCTATCCGCTCGTGACGGTCTGGGTTGCGCTAGGCGAATACCTCCACTGCATGTCTTACGTCCTCCTCCTGGATCTGATTGTCACCAATCGCGGTTTGAAGGGCTTGAGCGTCAAGACTCAAATCTGCTTCCTCTTTGTTCACTGGTTTCGCTACCTCGACTCCTTCTTCACCACCCATCACAATCACTGGATCTTT GCGCTGAAGGTTTTCTACATGGTGgtctcggcgctgctggtGCTGTCGCTTGTGTGCCTGCGCAACACCTGGGAGCGGCAGAAAGACACCTGTTCGCTGCTCGTGTTGTTTCTtatctctcttctcctcggctCCGTCAACTTCTTCGTGGACGGCGTCTGGCCTGCGTCCACCGCGGAGAAGACTCTGCATTTCTTTTGGATTGTGTCGCATTACCTCCAG GGTTTCGCGATGCTGCCTCAGTTCGTCTTCTGCTACCGCGACCCGGATAACAAAGACAGTCTCCTGACGGCCTACGTCCTGGCGCTCGGCTCGTATCGCCTCGCGTACGCCATCAACTGGATTGAGCGCGCCTACAAGGAGAACTTCTTCTACATGTCAGGACCACTGGGTCTGGGCatccttctcgtcttcctggGCGACTTTCTCGTCTACAAACTGAAAAACAAGAGCTTCATCTCCTCGCTCGTCCTCCGCATCG ACGACACCATCGACGCGTcgcagcagcctctgctTCAGGCGGTTTACGGCAGCAACTACGagcgtctctcgctggcAGACGCGGCTAGCCAGCTCGGCACAGCTCGCATTCCGCCGATCGAAATCGACCTTCAGCACGTCCGCGTTGTGGGCAGACCCACGGAGGATATCA GCTCGCTGTCGACGTCGTCGAACTCGCCCGCGACCGGCTCCCCCGGAAACCCCGTCAAGGCGTCGCAGAGCAGTGCCGTGCGGCTACACGGCGAAGGTGGAGTCGCGGCAGGCGTGGGAATTCGCCCGCGCgaagctccgcggcgggaCGCTCCCGACGACGGCCGCCTCTCTGTCCCCATCAGCCCGACAGCGCTCTACAAactcgacgacgacgacagcgaaTTCGgtgaagaggagggagatgAAATCGCCTTCGGCGTGACTGACCTCGCGCccgaggggcgaggcggcgcaggggaggCAGCAGCCATGCGCGTCTGA
- a CDS encoding hypothetical protein (encoded by transcript BESB_017290): MDGTHPAAVPAHLRRRLGVVFAASAVFGSCLALLPLAKVQADGESVAASGSSQLHFPRSSLSTPLEASPQTLTPPPLPSDLEASAQREPPAPAAERRGGTSAGDSRAQLATSESMSEGRAQPAAREGTGERDDDARLGSAPPPPPRAAADMLLGGRRQRCSTCTLQRAGGVSLLLLATLGVLKRRYTLSRIRGEAERRDTQLQSAVESSAKGDGYGSAAAPALQQELSARSDGLPSHSHPVLESVLRFKDRLLYFSLLWWVTTVMDVFGRGAEFGLFHLPAV; this comes from the coding sequence ATGGATGGAACCCACCCTGCTGCTGTACCAGCGCATCTTCGTAGACGCCTGGGAGTCGTtttcgcggcctctgcggttTTCGGTTCTTGCCTCGCCTTGCTCCCGCTGGCGAAAGTCCAGGCCGACGGCGAATCCGTAGCTGCGTCTGGCTCTTCGCAGCTGCATTTTCCGCGGTCCTCTCTGTCGACTCCGCTGGAAGCATCTCCCCAAACCCtcacgcctccgcctctcccttcCGATCTCGAGgcttctgcgcagcgcgagccgcccgccccagcagccgagcgccgcggagggacCTCGGCGGGGGACTCGAGGGCACAACTTGCAACCAGCGAGTCGATGAGCGAGGGTCGCGCTCAGCCGGCTGCGAGGGAGGGTACGGGCGAGCgggacgacgacgcacgTCTGGgctcagcgcctccgcctccgccgcgcgccgccgcagacatGCTGttgggcgggcggcgccagcgctgcTCGACTtgcacgctgcagcgcgcaggcggggtcagccttctgctgctggcgacgcTCGGAGTCCTCAAGCGCCGCTACACCCTGTCGCGCattcgcggcgaggcagagcgccgagacacgcagctgcagtCGGCCGTGGAGAGCTCCGCGAAAGGCGACGGCTACGgttcagccgccgcgcctgcgctgcagcaAGAGCTCTCCGCCCGTAGCGACGGGCTTCCGTCGCACAGCCATCCTGTCCTCGAGTCGGTGCTGCGCTTCAAAGACCGACTGCTGTATTTCTCGCTTCTGTGGTGGGTAACGACTGTCATGGACGTCTTCGGACGCGGAGCCGAATTCGGCCTTTTTCACCTACCCGCGGTCTAG
- a CDS encoding hypothetical protein (encoded by transcript BESB_017300) — MKFYFGHTLFSSPHSWRLVHAVLSSLSLLALLVALKSLDGGTKKAEVPFHEAEIRASSVFSHEAERPGLLTLPALPSASLHLLHRRGLRSPSVRTPQIAARGSPENVTVLPFLLYAHASPPSAPLSGADVPRLQTDEQVKAASASQGDSSRGRRDGGESRKKEEAAPARGGAAEEGNEAENEERLTPDEVLGVPFWSVPRTRPVEEAAALLHPSLVPLSRLFLFRSEQPSLEDANAADFHSSPSASASTAASPRRRPAPKFFSTSLSSYLEALFASLVRVVPDVQLYNLPLRPDFCVFLPLPADFLVAHTRYGFKESHLGAAPVHDLTLQLHGKREICAAAAAAFRLHVNRRARDAEARVAGRQTEGENARPHAVRDRGPNQREGREQEKPGQDGGDARSVSEERKAELVSWLGADCESLFEAEERLSCFPLGTEGELPASLDYVDTDGIARFTWKALFSRFAATLSSRGLYSAALDVILPWTYTTDSQGRLHSASCANGGPLIPFRFAPDSRESSVLQSAGKVSDSPKTAKERTAFDGFLVEVCSARRGRSFDPVYVQLHFLFNLVFLTYPYGVAPVVFTVVESVLLAVVLTAVALWWLYGRRRSSAYFSVAAKDKSV, encoded by the coding sequence ATGAAGTTCTACTTCGGTCATACGCTGTTTTCTTCCCCCCATTCATGGCGGCTCGTACACGCTGTTCTGTCTTCTTTATCTCTCCTTGCTCTGCTCGTGGCGCTGAAAAGCCTGGACGGAGGGACGAAGAAAGCAGAAGTCCCTTTTCACGAAGCTGAGATTCGCGCTTCTTCGGTTTTTTCACATGAGGCAGAAAGACCGGGCCTTCTTACGCTCCCTGCGCTGCCCTCAGCTTCCCTGCATCTCCTTCATCGGCGTGGCCTGAGGTCGCcaagtgtacgtacaccgcagatcgccgcgcgagggtcCCCGGAGAATGTCACCGTGCTGCCATTTCTTCTCTACGCACACGCTTCGCCGCCTAGCGCCCCGCTTTCCGGCGCGGACGTTCCTCGCTTGCAGACGGATGAACAAGTGAAAGCAGCTTCCGCTTCTCAGGGTGACAGCTCCCGAGGGAGGAGAGATGGCGGAGAAAGCagaaagaaagaggaggccgcgccggcgagaggaggcgcagcggaggaaggcaATGAGGCCGAGAACGAAGAAAGGCTCACGCCCGATGAAGTTCTGGGGGTGCCATTCTGGTCCGTTCCGCGGACACGTCCCGTtgaagaggcggcagcgtTGTTGCACCCGTCTCTCGTGCCTCTCTCACGTCTTTTCCTTTTCCGCTCTGAACAGCCTTCCTTGGAAGACGCAAACGCCGCTGATTTTCActcttctccgtctgcttctgcctccactgccgcctccccccgTCGCAGGCCCGCTCCAAAATTCTTCTCGACTTCGCTCTCGTCGTACCTCGAGGCGCTCTTTGCTTCTCTGGTGCGGGTTGTGCCGGATGTGCAGCTGTACAACCTCCCGCTGCGCCCAGACTTTTGCGTTTTCcttccgctgccggcggatTTTCTCGTTGCTCACACGCGCTACGGCTTCAAGGAGTCGCACCTCGGGGCTGCGCCCGTCCACGATCTCACACTGCAGCTTCACGGGAAGAGGGAGatctgcgcggctgccgcggcagccttTCGCCTTCACGTAAatcgacgcgcgagagatgCAGAGGCACGAGTCGCAGGCCGGCAAACGgagggagaaaacgcgcgccCGCACGCAGTCAGGGATCGCGGCCCAAACCAACGCGAAGGGAGGGAGCAGGAGAAGCCGGGGCAGGATGGGGGGGACGCACGGAGCGTTTCGGAGGAAAGGAAGGCCGAGCTCGTCTCGTGGCTCGGTGCGGACTGCGAGTCTCTTTTCGAGGCTGAAGAGCGGCTTTCTTGTTTCCCACTGGGAACAGAAGGCGAGCTGCCCGCGTCTCTGGACTATGTAGATACAGACGGAATCGCCCGCTTCACCTGGAAGGCCTTGTTTTCGCGGTTTGCTGCGACTCTTTCCTCGCGGGGCCTCTACAGTGCTGCGCTCGATGTCATCTTGCCGTGGACGTATACTACAGATAGCCAAGGGCGGCTCCacagcgccagctgcgcgaaCGGCGGTCCTTTGATTCCGTTTCGCTTTGCGCCGGATTCGCGCGAGAGTTCGGTTCTCCAGAGTGCTGGAAAAGTCTCAGATTCGCCGAAAACCGCAAAGGAAAGGACCGCTTTTGACGGCTTTTTGGTCGAGGTGTGTAGCGCCAGACGAGGACGGTCGTTTGAcccggtgtacgtacagctgCATTTTCTGTTCAACCTGGTTTTCCTCACGTATCCCTACGGAGTCGCACCGGTTGTCTTTACTGTTGTTGAATCCGTGCTCCTGGCTGTTGTGCTCACGGCTGTGGCGCTCTGGTGGCTCTACGGGAGAAGGAGATCGTCCGCATATTTCTCTGTTGCCGCAAAGGACAAGTCTGTCTAG